The following proteins are co-located in the Hydrogenobacter hydrogenophilus genome:
- a CDS encoding prepilin-type N-terminal cleavage/methylation domain-containing protein: MKPNKGFSLIELLIAMLILMFVMIGFLAGLIKYIQFSIDARMKDLMDKAVKDWSGYLESLPYNASCSPVGYSFGSAVCDLSTNQCSFENIDSDGDGIPDFYDPYSGNNNNYSSAPLSTASWLWVGPTIANLTCNNYPHPTTYSLVGNRRVYTALTVATITATGGAEMGRAYGITAWYFSPIDRRYKYESSLLIKRKP; the protein is encoded by the coding sequence ATGAAACCCAATAAGGGCTTTAGCCTTATAGAGCTTCTCATAGCTATGCTGATCCTGATGTTTGTGATGATAGGCTTTCTGGCTGGGCTTATCAAGTACATACAGTTCTCTATAGATGCGAGGATGAAGGACCTTATGGACAAAGCGGTGAAAGACTGGAGTGGATACTTGGAAAGCCTGCCTTATAATGCTTCGTGCTCACCTGTGGGATACTCTTTTGGAAGTGCGGTATGCGATCTTTCCACTAATCAGTGTAGTTTTGAAAACATAGACAGTGATGGCGATGGCATACCCGACTTTTACGATCCTTACAGCGGAAATAACAATAACTACAGCAGTGCTCCTTTGAGCACCGCAAGTTGGCTTTGGGTAGGACCAACCATAGCAAACTTAACCTGCAATAACTATCCGCATCCTACCACCTACAGCCTTGTGGGTAATAGAAGGGTTTATACCGCTTTAACCGTGGCAACCATTACCGCTACGGGTGGTGCGGAAATGGGCAGAGCTTACGGAATAACCGCATGGTACTTTAGCCCTATAGACAGGCGCTACAAGTACGAAAGCAGTCTTCTTATAAAGAGGAAGCCATGA
- a CDS encoding GspH/FimT family pseudopilin: MDRKVKGFTLTELLITIVILLILSGFAFLWLRNLVLNQRLKATTDGLMSAYETARLYAMTGRGQRTWGVFISGNTYTLFRDDNYNCQFDAGEGIRVFNAEPGVSLLPASGCNTITFDKKGYPRNSTCGLGMCSVVLQNSAGSKRTVYIDRFGRIRYETQ, translated from the coding sequence ATGGATAGAAAAGTAAAAGGCTTTACTCTTACGGAACTTCTTATAACCATAGTAATCCTTCTGATACTCTCTGGCTTTGCCTTTTTGTGGCTAAGAAACTTGGTCCTAAACCAGCGACTAAAAGCCACAACAGATGGTCTTATGAGCGCTTACGAAACTGCACGTTTATACGCTATGACAGGAAGGGGACAGAGGACTTGGGGTGTTTTTATCTCGGGTAATACTTACACGCTTTTTAGAGATGATAATTATAACTGCCAGTTTGACGCAGGTGAAGGGATTAGGGTCTTCAATGCGGAACCCGGGGTGAGCCTTCTGCCTGCAAGCGGTTGCAACACTATCACCTTTGATAAAAAGGGCTATCCGAGAAATTCAACCTGCGGCCTTGGTATGTGCTCGGTAGTTTTGCAAAACAGTGCGGGAAGCAAAAGGACAGTATACATTGACAGGTTTGGGAGGATAAGGTATGAAACCCAATAA
- a CDS encoding pilus assembly protein, with protein sequence MRRLLFVLSLITLAFIRSPQVNAASMTNYCYVPPYVGQAVSPNVMLLIDVSGSMSWCAYNPKSDKSGCCSSSSGCGGTYTGTEEGYFDPSKVYRYNSSQGYWEETTGTPAACPKTQSGIDTNNIYQGNCLNFLYMSRIDLVRWALTGGTPDSCPQVNNKAPQNNIKNCDPETYGMPGSSVSCDSYGCILKSTTGVRVRVPWNRINSALLFQLKNLSFKPRMGVMFFSGYGVRGNASVYIGDFTGSNSYDALNPYKNTITAINQEYPSGSTPTAPALWDTYNYFAQQNPQYGGLKPQQGGGDQWRNPMYQCFDLNGDNQCQGSELKLVPCAKNFVILMTDGQWNIGGPPNNVGLACTIDYGFEQYSADPVVPAYWLHKKGFTNAPTGINSKVEAIYGIGLFLGGTGELSLKNVSMYGSFDTAGRNWPDGLSGYPQGTCNMDDCGYGKGSGCTPLPPSSPDWDKNSDGLPDTFYSASDANQIKNAILSAILDILKRVSSGSTVATLAGRSSVSQVVVQPYFLPSYVRSDGTQVSWLGFIKAFWVDTMQNLREDTNLNKVLNLAVDTIFQLFFDTNENQTKAAMITNISTCTTSGTKSINELAPVFDGGCYLANTNPSDRNIYYNKDGVLTSLTTGEASYFANIWKVCSNDPSVLCRNNGDCSGGGSCVSADASCIIRYLRGEDNPSGCNYPYIQRTRTVSVEDFCSALGMSGSKVWKLGDIISSSPAIAGPDPLMNYHFKYNDLSYYQYINSDQYKSRPVIAAISANDGMLHIFRIGYINQTGDPNNPISLVNSKTDSNNNLVGKEEFAFVPKSAIPYLLWYGNPNYCHVPTVDYRMMILDAKINNQWRTILVGAMGFGGKSIDTLAGTFSSSVFVLDLTDWLNNNLSGQPVLLWEKQLPDNTLTLSFPAVAKVGNNWYVLVGSGPTNIDSNTGETYISNAKIFVFNLNDGSLARTVNVPVSGASVAIGDIMPVDVNNDYTDDVAYFGVYGSGSSGGVFGALYRLNLSSWTVSQAFSFGSSPAPVFGAPNYTLDENGNFWVFFGTGKYLSNADKNITYTNYLVGFKDLYWNSTGSTTLSALTDVTGQTTAITPTSYSQMCICDSSGCGLRTVVTDAQGTIPPEVPVGWYIRLNNEAIYSQPMVFGGVVNVLSAVLPQDMCAMEGSSKLYSLYYKSGTPFPRPTVLSPYAIVGNQVQQSVDIGRGVPPFGQPFQITAGSGKEFQAFLQVSTGVIVKVPQQATSNYEGRFLLWIEK encoded by the coding sequence ATGAGGAGGCTGTTGTTTGTATTATCCTTGATCACACTGGCTTTTATAAGAAGCCCTCAGGTGAATGCAGCCAGCATGACTAACTACTGCTATGTTCCACCCTATGTGGGACAGGCGGTTTCACCAAACGTGATGCTTCTTATAGATGTAAGCGGGTCCATGTCTTGGTGCGCGTACAATCCCAAAAGTGATAAGAGTGGCTGTTGTTCCTCTTCTTCCGGCTGTGGCGGGACTTATACAGGCACAGAAGAAGGATACTTTGACCCCAGTAAAGTCTACAGATACAATTCATCACAAGGCTACTGGGAAGAAACTACAGGAACGCCAGCAGCCTGTCCAAAAACACAAAGTGGTATTGACACAAATAATATCTATCAAGGTAACTGTCTTAACTTTCTTTACATGAGTCGCATAGACCTTGTGAGGTGGGCTCTCACGGGCGGAACTCCTGATAGCTGTCCACAAGTAAATAACAAGGCACCACAGAACAATATAAAGAATTGTGATCCAGAAACTTATGGAATGCCTGGAAGTAGTGTAAGTTGCGACAGTTATGGATGCATACTTAAATCAACCACTGGTGTGAGGGTAAGAGTTCCATGGAACAGGATAAATTCTGCGCTCTTGTTCCAGCTCAAAAACCTCTCCTTCAAGCCACGCATGGGGGTTATGTTCTTCAGTGGTTATGGTGTAAGAGGAAATGCCAGCGTGTACATAGGAGACTTTACCGGAAGCAACAGCTATGATGCTCTAAATCCATACAAAAACACAATAACTGCAATAAATCAAGAATATCCCTCTGGCAGTACGCCTACAGCTCCAGCCCTATGGGATACTTATAACTATTTTGCACAACAAAATCCACAGTATGGAGGACTCAAACCTCAACAAGGTGGAGGAGATCAATGGAGAAACCCTATGTATCAATGTTTTGATTTAAACGGTGATAACCAATGTCAAGGAAGTGAGCTTAAGCTCGTTCCCTGTGCCAAAAACTTCGTGATCCTCATGACTGATGGACAGTGGAATATAGGAGGTCCACCTAACAATGTTGGTCTTGCATGCACTATAGATTATGGTTTTGAACAGTATTCTGCAGACCCCGTAGTCCCCGCTTATTGGCTTCATAAAAAGGGTTTTACCAACGCACCAACAGGTATAAACTCAAAGGTGGAAGCTATATACGGTATAGGTCTTTTCTTGGGTGGGACAGGAGAGCTGTCTTTAAAGAATGTTTCCATGTATGGCTCTTTTGACACAGCAGGACGAAATTGGCCAGATGGCTTGTCAGGATACCCACAGGGCACTTGTAATATGGATGACTGTGGCTATGGCAAGGGTAGCGGATGTACTCCTCTTCCGCCTTCTTCTCCAGATTGGGATAAAAACTCCGATGGACTTCCAGACACTTTCTACTCAGCATCGGATGCAAACCAGATAAAGAATGCCATACTTAGTGCCATACTTGATATACTCAAGCGTGTCTCTTCTGGCTCTACTGTTGCTACTCTGGCAGGAAGGTCAAGCGTGTCTCAGGTAGTGGTTCAGCCTTACTTTTTACCCAGCTATGTAAGATCTGATGGCACTCAGGTCTCTTGGCTTGGTTTTATTAAAGCCTTCTGGGTAGATACCATGCAAAATCTTCGTGAGGATACCAATCTAAACAAAGTTTTGAACCTTGCGGTAGATACCATATTCCAACTTTTCTTTGACACAAACGAAAACCAAACAAAAGCAGCTATGATAACCAACATATCCACTTGCACCACAAGTGGGACAAAGAGTATAAATGAGCTTGCCCCTGTATTTGATGGTGGATGCTACCTTGCCAACACAAATCCATCAGACAGGAACATCTATTACAACAAAGATGGAGTTCTAACCTCTTTAACCACAGGAGAGGCGAGCTACTTTGCAAACATTTGGAAAGTTTGTAGCAATGACCCTTCTGTGCTATGCAGGAATAACGGTGATTGCTCTGGTGGAGGAAGCTGTGTTTCTGCAGATGCAAGCTGTATCATAAGGTATCTGCGGGGTGAGGATAATCCCTCTGGTTGCAACTATCCATATATTCAGAGAACGAGGACCGTGAGCGTGGAAGACTTTTGCTCCGCTTTGGGAATGTCTGGCAGTAAGGTTTGGAAGCTGGGAGACATTATAAGCTCCAGCCCAGCCATTGCAGGACCAGACCCTCTTATGAACTATCACTTCAAGTACAACGACCTTAGCTACTACCAATACATAAACTCAGATCAATACAAAAGCAGACCTGTCATTGCTGCTATATCCGCCAACGATGGCATGCTCCATATCTTCAGGATAGGGTACATAAATCAGACGGGAGACCCTAACAATCCTATAAGTCTGGTAAATTCCAAAACTGATAGCAACAACAACTTGGTAGGAAAAGAGGAGTTTGCTTTTGTCCCTAAGTCCGCCATACCTTACCTTCTGTGGTATGGAAACCCCAATTACTGCCATGTGCCCACTGTGGACTACAGGATGATGATCCTTGATGCAAAGATAAACAATCAGTGGCGCACCATTCTTGTAGGTGCTATGGGTTTTGGTGGTAAATCTATAGACACTCTTGCAGGAACCTTTAGCTCCTCTGTGTTTGTGCTTGACCTAACAGACTGGCTAAACAACAACCTTAGCGGACAACCTGTTCTCCTCTGGGAAAAGCAACTCCCTGACAACACTCTTACCCTCTCCTTCCCAGCGGTGGCAAAGGTGGGCAACAACTGGTATGTGCTTGTAGGTAGTGGTCCTACAAACATAGACAGCAACACAGGGGAAACCTACATCAGCAACGCAAAGATATTTGTCTTTAACCTGAATGATGGTAGCTTGGCACGAACTGTAAATGTCCCGGTAAGCGGTGCCAGTGTAGCAATAGGAGATATCATGCCTGTGGATGTAAATAACGACTACACTGATGATGTGGCATACTTTGGGGTTTACGGCAGTGGATCTTCGGGGGGTGTGTTTGGAGCTCTCTACAGGCTAAACCTCAGCAGTTGGACAGTGAGCCAAGCCTTTAGCTTTGGCTCCTCTCCTGCACCAGTTTTTGGAGCGCCAAACTACACTCTTGATGAAAACGGAAACTTCTGGGTCTTTTTTGGTACGGGTAAGTATCTGAGCAACGCAGACAAAAATATAACCTACACCAACTACCTTGTGGGATTTAAGGACCTATACTGGAACAGCACTGGATCAACAACTCTAAGTGCACTCACTGATGTTACAGGACAAACTACGGCAATTACGCCTACATCATATAGCCAGATGTGCATATGCGACTCAAGTGGATGCGGGCTAAGAACGGTGGTGACAGATGCCCAAGGTACTATACCTCCAGAGGTTCCTGTAGGATGGTACATAAGGCTAAACAATGAGGCTATCTACTCCCAGCCTATGGTGTTTGGTGGTGTGGTAAATGTACTTTCTGCGGTGCTACCTCAGGACATGTGCGCTATGGAGGGAAGCTCAAAGCTTTATTCTCTTTACTACAAGAGTGGAACACCCTTCCCAAGACCTACTGTGCTATCTCCTTATGCGATCGTAGGTAATCAAGTACAGCAGTCTGTTGACATAGGCAGGGGTGTGCCACCCTTCGGACAGCCCTTCCAGATCACCGCAGGCTCTGGTAAAGAGTTCCAAGCCTTCCTGCAAGTCTCTACGGGTGTTATAGTTAAAGTTCCCCAACAAGCAACTTCAAATTACGAAGGTAGGTTCTTGCTATGGATAGAAAAGTAA
- a CDS encoding DEAD/DEAH box helicase, with product MGKTLILLKESQYQLKPPGGKLLFSTHEDLKAQELPLVSSEEVDHRIPYPLLNPLQSLFFYYYQSGNALVCAPTSAGKSLIAYLFMRNKEGRKVYTAPTKSLVYEKAVELRRYYSVDVRTGDSILESYKRVKGEVVVSTYENLVYALRNSAEWVQEISCIVFDEIHQLTKRWILEEAIAYALDRDIKLLGLSATLPSYEEIADWIRADLTIYSHWRPVALIRDTRPLKDLPKTKKHTDRDYQIAERLLSALFELSKRDEKVILFVPQKKLGWKLLELAKEEKIGIMNKTTPFEHQQDKEPEIAFHNADVPKEEREEIEKAFREGSLNKLVATQTLAYGVNLPADRVIILVRMFHERGKLRCIPDTLDILQMEGRAGRLGIKEVGYSHILTYGGTPEKLEKEVSKALKEPIQSSINLEALSLFVLLGFLYEGGNYENFLTKTFSYRKVKKENLKTVMEFLISKGYINKGKLTPKAIYCVRSGIPPTHFEEFLRRLSLNMDHLITLRPLLHMKKFDSLYEFVKNGESFIEDYHYVAGKLSLCGQKCLADNTDQFIFYTEGLTFKYPNISSPPGEFSYLGTDALHLLRMLMELSKLGVWRLNPQEMLSIAHSVKYGLTIEYASLSGIKGIGHIRANLLKRVLQEDGILPPPIGSKTSDLLDLLDMQTLGSRLEQILREQRKLEKNRAKEEAKKVIKLLENNKNGLLVDDRILLAFGLFKLGEKAYRLKKKELAQIIFLHETFTQ from the coding sequence ATGGGAAAAACTCTGATACTTCTCAAAGAGAGCCAGTATCAGCTTAAGCCACCAGGGGGAAAGCTTCTCTTTTCCACACACGAGGATCTAAAAGCGCAGGAGCTACCCCTTGTTTCCTCAGAAGAAGTGGACCACAGGATACCCTACCCACTCCTTAACCCACTACAGAGCCTTTTCTTCTACTACTACCAAAGTGGAAACGCCCTTGTGTGCGCACCCACCTCCGCAGGTAAAAGCCTCATAGCCTACCTCTTCATGAGAAACAAAGAAGGTAGAAAGGTATACACCGCACCCACCAAGTCCCTAGTGTATGAGAAGGCAGTGGAACTAAGAAGGTATTACTCTGTAGATGTCAGAACTGGTGATAGCATATTGGAGAGTTATAAAAGAGTAAAAGGGGAGGTGGTGGTGAGCACCTACGAAAACCTCGTTTATGCGCTGAGAAACTCCGCAGAGTGGGTACAAGAGATCTCCTGCATAGTCTTTGATGAGATACACCAGCTTACCAAAAGGTGGATACTGGAAGAAGCCATAGCCTACGCTTTAGACAGAGATATAAAACTACTGGGACTTTCTGCCACACTACCTTCTTACGAAGAAATAGCGGATTGGATAAGAGCGGACCTTACCATTTACAGCCATTGGAGACCTGTAGCACTCATAAGAGACACAAGACCCCTAAAAGACCTTCCCAAAACCAAAAAACACACAGATAGGGACTACCAAATAGCAGAAAGATTGCTCAGCGCCCTTTTTGAGCTTAGCAAAAGGGACGAGAAAGTCATACTCTTTGTGCCCCAAAAGAAATTAGGGTGGAAGCTCTTAGAGCTTGCCAAAGAAGAGAAGATAGGCATAATGAACAAAACCACACCCTTTGAACACCAGCAGGACAAAGAGCCCGAAATAGCCTTTCACAACGCAGATGTGCCAAAAGAAGAAAGAGAAGAGATAGAAAAAGCCTTCAGAGAGGGAAGCCTAAACAAGCTTGTGGCAACCCAAACCCTCGCCTATGGTGTAAATCTGCCCGCAGACCGTGTGATAATCTTGGTGCGCATGTTTCACGAAAGGGGAAAGCTAAGATGCATACCAGACACGCTGGACATACTCCAGATGGAAGGAAGGGCAGGAAGACTTGGCATAAAGGAAGTGGGATACTCTCACATTCTGACCTACGGAGGCACACCCGAAAAACTTGAAAAGGAAGTCTCAAAGGCACTAAAAGAACCCATACAGAGCTCCATAAATTTGGAAGCTCTTAGCCTCTTTGTGCTTCTTGGTTTTCTCTATGAAGGTGGCAATTATGAGAACTTCCTCACAAAGACCTTCTCTTACCGTAAGGTAAAAAAGGAAAACCTAAAGACGGTTATGGAATTCCTGATAAGCAAGGGCTACATAAACAAAGGAAAGCTCACCCCAAAAGCTATATACTGTGTTAGAAGCGGTATCCCACCCACACACTTTGAGGAGTTCCTAAGGAGGCTCTCTCTCAATATGGATCATCTCATCACCCTAAGACCCCTTTTGCACATGAAGAAGTTTGATTCCCTCTATGAGTTTGTCAAAAATGGCGAAAGCTTTATAGAAGACTACCATTATGTAGCTGGAAAGCTATCCCTGTGCGGTCAAAAGTGCCTTGCTGACAATACAGACCAGTTTATCTTCTACACCGAAGGATTGACCTTTAAGTATCCCAACATCTCAAGCCCACCCGGAGAGTTTTCTTACCTTGGTACTGACGCCTTGCACCTTCTTAGGATGCTCATGGAACTAAGCAAGTTGGGAGTCTGGAGGCTAAACCCTCAGGAGATGCTCTCTATAGCCCATTCAGTAAAGTACGGACTTACCATTGAGTATGCATCTCTGAGTGGTATAAAAGGCATAGGACACATAAGAGCAAACCTTCTTAAAAGAGTCTTGCAAGAAGATGGCATCCTGCCACCACCCATTGGCTCCAAAACCTCAGACCTGCTGGATCTTTTGGACATGCAGACCCTTGGCAGTAGGTTAGAGCAAATTTTACGGGAACAGAGGAAGCTTGAAAAAAACAGAGCAAAGGAAGAAGCAAAGAAAGTCATCAAACTTTTGGAAAATAACAAAAACGGCTTACTTGTAGATGACAGGATACTTCTTGCCTTTGGACTTTTCAAACTTGGAGAGAAAGCTTACAGACTCAAGAAAAAGGAACTTGCACAGATTATATTCCTTCACGAAACTTTCACGCAGTAG
- the rbfA gene encoding 30S ribosome-binding factor RbfA has product MSRKKDRLSNLLKEEIAYILKHAQDPRLAMVVITRLELSQDLKHAKVYFTTIPEGAEKEVEKALQSARGYIKSQLMKNLRIKFVPDLVFKFDAELKAFEKLWEKL; this is encoded by the coding sequence ATGAGTAGAAAAAAGGATAGACTCTCTAACCTTTTGAAGGAAGAAATAGCTTATATTCTCAAGCACGCACAGGACCCAAGGCTTGCCATGGTGGTCATCACAAGACTTGAGCTTTCTCAGGACCTAAAGCACGCAAAGGTGTACTTTACCACTATACCCGAAGGTGCGGAAAAGGAGGTAGAGAAAGCCCTTCAGTCCGCAAGGGGATACATAAAAAGCCAGCTTATGAAAAACCTAAGAATTAAGTTTGTGCCTGATTTGGTTTTCAAGTTTGATGCAGAGCTAAAAGCCTTTGAGAAGTTATGGGAAAAACTCTGA
- the mtnP gene encoding S-methyl-5'-thioadenosine phosphorylase, which translates to MIGIIGGSGIYNIEGARIIKEINISTPFGKPSSPVVIMDIEGREVAFLSRHGRGHIYPPHLVPYRANLWAFREIGVSRVLSLSAVGGINRKLQPGDYVVISDFIDLTKNRKSTFYEGIRSIRVEGEDKPAKLLREGKVVHIDVSEAYCPQMKTVLYKVLEDLNLPFHAEGIYACTEGPRFETPAEIRAIEKLGGDVVGMTGYPEVVLARELTMCYASLCVVANPAAGISGKRLTSQEVIELMKSKDQEIKLLIKRFVSELPEERTCNCKNALEDAEV; encoded by the coding sequence ATGATAGGCATAATAGGAGGGAGTGGTATTTATAACATAGAAGGCGCTCGCATTATAAAGGAGATAAACATCTCAACACCTTTTGGGAAACCATCTTCTCCAGTGGTAATAATGGACATAGAAGGCAGAGAGGTAGCCTTTCTCTCAAGACACGGTAGGGGACACATATACCCACCACACCTTGTGCCATATAGGGCAAACCTTTGGGCCTTTAGAGAAATAGGGGTGAGTAGGGTGCTATCCCTTTCCGCAGTGGGAGGTATAAACAGGAAGCTACAGCCAGGAGACTATGTGGTAATTAGTGACTTTATAGACTTGACCAAAAATAGAAAAAGCACCTTCTATGAGGGCATAAGGTCCATTAGGGTAGAGGGTGAGGACAAACCTGCAAAGCTACTCAGAGAAGGCAAGGTGGTGCACATAGATGTATCAGAGGCTTACTGCCCTCAGATGAAGACTGTGCTTTATAAAGTGTTAGAAGACTTAAACTTGCCCTTCCACGCAGAGGGTATATACGCATGCACGGAGGGACCAAGGTTTGAGACTCCTGCAGAGATAAGAGCTATAGAAAAGCTCGGTGGTGATGTGGTAGGTATGACAGGCTATCCAGAAGTGGTGCTCGCAAGAGAGCTCACCATGTGTTATGCATCTTTGTGCGTAGTTGCCAATCCCGCAGCTGGCATATCTGGTAAAAGACTCACCAGCCAAGAGGTGATAGAGCTTATGAAGAGCAAAGACCAAGAGATAAAGCTTCTGATAAAACGCTTTGTGTCTGAGCTTCCAGAGGAAAGAACCTGCAATTGTAAAAACGCATTAGAGGATGCAGAGGTTTAA
- the glmU gene encoding bifunctional UDP-N-acetylglucosamine diphosphorylase/glucosamine-1-phosphate N-acetyltransferase GlmU, translating to MKAVILSAGMGTRLKSEKPKVLHTILGKPMLWYVLQTVKNSGIEDIGVVVGYGAEEVKKALEDETVSFYYQKNPRGGTADAVISSADMWRSYEGYVLVINGDAPLVRSSTLKNMQRYISMVEEYEGVKLSALVLTSFLPDPTDYGRVVKDSEGNVIKIVEEKEASFEEKKINEVNGGVYIFYAPHLLECVFSVKPSNSGELYLTEIFNLMYQKGYKTRTFMAQDPTEILGVNTRWDLAVAENVIRLRILQQWAEKGNTIHQPESVWIEPDVSLEGDVEIHPDVMLIGKTKIGKNCVIGKGSIIENSLIEEGVVIEPYSVIRNSKVLKKARIGPFAHIRDQSTVGEESQIGNFVEVKNSTIEKDVKAKHLAYIGDAYIGSSSNIGAGVVFANFDGKRKHQTRVGSNAFIGSNSLLIAPLKVGDFAFVAGGSVVNKDVPEGYLAISRPALKLLKDKGREKLT from the coding sequence ATGAAAGCGGTTATACTTTCCGCAGGAATGGGGACCAGGCTCAAAAGCGAAAAGCCCAAAGTGCTACACACCATACTGGGAAAACCCATGCTTTGGTATGTCTTGCAGACGGTAAAAAACAGCGGTATAGAGGACATAGGCGTAGTTGTAGGTTATGGAGCTGAGGAAGTAAAAAAAGCCTTAGAAGATGAAACGGTCTCTTTTTATTACCAGAAAAACCCAAGAGGAGGCACCGCGGACGCAGTTATCTCTTCTGCAGACATGTGGAGGTCTTATGAAGGTTATGTTTTGGTCATTAACGGAGATGCACCTTTGGTAAGGTCTTCAACCCTAAAAAACATGCAAAGGTACATAAGCATGGTGGAAGAGTACGAAGGGGTAAAGCTCAGCGCACTGGTGCTCACAAGTTTTCTTCCTGATCCTACAGACTATGGAAGAGTGGTAAAAGACAGCGAGGGAAATGTAATAAAGATAGTAGAAGAAAAAGAGGCAAGTTTTGAGGAGAAAAAGATAAACGAGGTAAACGGAGGGGTTTATATTTTTTATGCACCTCACCTTCTTGAGTGTGTGTTCTCTGTAAAACCTAGCAATAGTGGAGAGCTTTACCTTACTGAAATCTTTAACCTTATGTATCAGAAAGGATACAAAACCAGAACCTTTATGGCTCAAGACCCTACAGAAATCTTGGGAGTAAACACCCGGTGGGATTTGGCAGTAGCGGAGAATGTAATAAGACTTCGGATACTTCAGCAGTGGGCAGAAAAAGGCAACACCATACACCAACCCGAAAGCGTGTGGATAGAGCCTGATGTGAGCTTAGAGGGAGATGTGGAGATACACCCAGATGTGATGCTCATAGGCAAAACAAAGATAGGCAAAAACTGTGTTATAGGAAAGGGAAGCATCATAGAAAATTCTTTGATAGAAGAAGGCGTGGTGATAGAGCCTTACTCAGTGATAAGAAACTCCAAGGTGCTCAAAAAGGCGCGCATAGGACCCTTTGCACACATAAGGGATCAAAGCACAGTAGGTGAGGAAAGTCAAATAGGCAACTTTGTGGAAGTAAAGAATTCCACAATAGAAAAAGATGTAAAAGCCAAGCACCTTGCCTACATAGGGGACGCTTACATAGGAAGTAGCTCTAACATAGGTGCAGGTGTAGTGTTTGCCAACTTTGACGGTAAGAGAAAGCACCAAACTCGTGTGGGAAGCAATGCCTTTATAGGTAGCAACTCTTTACTGATAGCACCCTTAAAGGTAGGAGACTTTGCTTTTGTGGCGGGTGGGTCTGTGGTGAACAAAGATGTGCCAGAGGGCTATCTTGCCATCTCAAGACCCGCTCTGAAGCTTTTAAAGGACAAAGGCAGGGAGAAATTAACATGA
- the lpxA gene encoding acyl-ACP--UDP-N-acetylglucosamine O-acyltransferase has product MSKIHPTAIIGEDVRIEESVEIGAYSILVGDVSIGKGTKIGNRVSIKGKVKIGQDCKIYDGVVIGEEPQHLRYAGEESEVIIGNRVIIREYATIHRGTSIGIMKTIIEDDVMLMAYSHVAHDCIVRRGVIMANCATLGGHVEVGEYAFIGGLSAVHQWARVGAYAMVGGLSGVSLDIPPYTRASGQHALLYGVNTVGLERRGFKKEVIKAIKRAYRILFRSGMLKKEAIEVILKELGEYEEIRHLVEFIKTSKRGVARDAGGRS; this is encoded by the coding sequence GTGAGTAAGATACATCCAACAGCCATAATAGGTGAGGATGTTCGTATAGAGGAATCTGTGGAGATAGGGGCTTACAGCATTCTTGTAGGTGATGTGAGCATAGGAAAGGGTACAAAGATAGGAAACAGGGTGAGCATAAAGGGAAAGGTGAAGATAGGGCAGGACTGCAAGATATATGATGGTGTTGTCATAGGAGAAGAACCCCAGCATCTTAGGTATGCGGGAGAAGAAAGTGAGGTAATCATAGGAAATCGCGTAATAATAAGAGAGTATGCAACCATACATAGAGGAACATCCATAGGCATCATGAAAACCATTATAGAAGATGATGTAATGCTTATGGCTTACTCCCATGTAGCTCATGATTGTATTGTCAGAAGGGGCGTAATTATGGCAAACTGTGCCACCTTGGGTGGGCATGTAGAGGTGGGCGAGTATGCTTTCATAGGAGGCCTTTCTGCGGTCCATCAGTGGGCTAGGGTAGGAGCTTATGCCATGGTAGGAGGACTCTCTGGAGTTTCTTTGGACATTCCACCATACACAAGGGCATCAGGACAGCACGCACTTTTATACGGTGTGAATACTGTAGGCTTAGAAAGGAGAGGTTTCAAAAAGGAAGTTATAAAAGCCATAAAAAGAGCCTACAGAATACTATTCAGGAGTGGCATGTTAAAGAAAGAAGCCATAGAGGTCATCTTGAAAGAACTGGGAGAGTACGAAGAAATAAGGCATCTTGTAGAATTTATAAAAACCAGCAAAAGAGGAGTAGCAAGGGATGCAGGAGGCAGGTCATGA